The following proteins are co-located in the Bosea sp. AS-1 genome:
- a CDS encoding Gfo/Idh/MocA family oxidoreductase has protein sequence MNDEIPPRLRYAMVGGGHGAFIGAVHRHAIALDGLAELAAGALSATPEKALASGRALGLTEDNNHPSWQALLDAELKRPPAERVDAVVIVTPTDSHFPIAQAFAAASFNVVCDKPLVHTSVQADTLVATVAEQGGVFGVTYNYTGYPMVRQAREMVRSGSLGATRKVVVEYNQGWLATALESTGNKQAGWRTDPARSGIAGALGDIGSHAENLISTVTGLAIEELVADLGALVPGRALDDDASMLLRFEGGARGVLVASQINAGLENDLRLRVTGERGTLEWRQEEPNRLVHYRLDGPTEILTRASPWLGDAARRAVRLPSGHPEGFIEAFANVYRGIFADIRARRAGVTADPLDADYPTVADGARGVHFIERAVASSAERRWL, from the coding sequence ATGAACGACGAAATCCCGCCCCGGTTGCGCTACGCCATGGTCGGCGGCGGTCACGGTGCCTTCATCGGCGCGGTGCACCGCCACGCCATTGCGCTCGACGGGCTGGCGGAACTTGCCGCGGGAGCTCTGTCCGCAACGCCGGAAAAGGCCCTCGCCTCGGGCCGTGCGCTCGGCCTGACCGAGGATAACAACCATCCGAGCTGGCAGGCTCTTCTGGACGCGGAACTGAAGCGCCCACCGGCCGAGCGCGTCGACGCGGTCGTCATCGTCACGCCGACCGACAGCCATTTCCCGATCGCCCAGGCCTTCGCGGCCGCCAGCTTCAACGTCGTCTGCGACAAGCCGCTGGTACATACGAGCGTGCAGGCCGACACGCTCGTGGCGACCGTCGCGGAGCAAGGCGGCGTCTTCGGCGTCACCTATAACTACACCGGCTACCCAATGGTCCGGCAAGCGCGCGAGATGGTGCGCTCCGGCTCACTCGGCGCCACCCGCAAGGTCGTGGTCGAATATAATCAGGGCTGGCTCGCCACCGCTCTTGAGAGCACTGGCAACAAGCAGGCCGGTTGGCGTACCGACCCCGCCCGCAGCGGCATCGCCGGCGCGCTGGGCGACATCGGCTCCCATGCCGAGAACCTGATCTCGACCGTGACGGGCCTGGCCATCGAGGAGCTCGTTGCCGATCTCGGCGCCCTCGTGCCGGGCCGCGCGCTCGATGACGACGCCAGCATGCTGCTGCGCTTCGAGGGTGGTGCACGCGGTGTCCTGGTCGCCTCGCAGATCAATGCCGGGCTCGAAAACGACCTCCGGCTGAGAGTCACCGGCGAGCGCGGCACGCTGGAATGGCGGCAGGAGGAACCGAACCGCCTCGTCCACTACCGCCTTGACGGCCCGACCGAGATCCTGACGCGCGCCTCGCCCTGGCTCGGCGATGCGGCTCGGCGCGCGGTACGGCTGCCTTCCGGCCATCCCGAAGGCTTCATCGAGGCTTTCGCCAACGTCTATCGCGGCATCTTCGCGGACATTCGTGCTCGCCGCGCAGGTGTCACGGCCGATCCACTCGACGCCGATTACCCGACCGTAGCGGACGGTGCACGCGGCGTGCACTTCATCGAACGAGCCGTCGCCTCGTCGGCGGAGCGCCGCTGGCTCTGA
- a CDS encoding substrate-binding domain-containing protein gives MSKQTRRSLLLAATAAGLAFAASGAAAEPVNLGVSIPAATHSFMGGINYWANQAKKDLEAKHKDLKITIRTAANATEQANQLQDLSTVNKINALVVFPFESAALTRPVANVKAKGAYVTVVDRGLTDTSAQDAYVAGDNTAFGKIPAEYIAKTLGGKGTVVALRGIPTTLDTERMDAFSGVLKGHPDIKLLDAKFANWNRDDAYKVTQDFLTRFKDIDAFWAADDDMAFGAIRAIDQAGRKDIKIIFGGAGAKDMVKIILDGKDPRIQANVSYSPKFIYDAIKLTAEARLKGEKLPATTIIPSVLIDKSNAKEFYHPDSPF, from the coding sequence ATGTCCAAGCAGACCAGACGCAGCCTCTTGCTCGCCGCCACGGCCGCGGGCCTCGCCTTCGCGGCGAGTGGCGCCGCCGCCGAGCCGGTCAATCTCGGCGTCTCCATTCCCGCCGCGACGCACAGCTTCATGGGCGGCATCAACTACTGGGCCAACCAGGCCAAGAAGGATCTCGAGGCCAAGCACAAGGATCTCAAGATCACGATCCGCACTGCCGCCAACGCGACCGAGCAGGCCAACCAGCTCCAGGACCTGAGCACGGTCAACAAGATCAACGCGCTCGTCGTCTTCCCCTTCGAGTCCGCAGCGCTGACCCGGCCTGTCGCTAATGTGAAGGCCAAGGGCGCCTATGTGACGGTGGTCGACCGTGGCCTGACCGATACCTCGGCGCAGGATGCCTATGTCGCCGGCGACAACACCGCCTTCGGCAAGATCCCGGCCGAATACATCGCCAAGACTCTGGGCGGAAAGGGCACGGTCGTTGCGCTGCGCGGCATCCCGACCACGCTCGACACCGAGCGCATGGATGCCTTCAGCGGCGTGCTCAAGGGCCACCCCGACATCAAACTGCTTGATGCCAAGTTCGCCAACTGGAACCGCGACGACGCCTACAAGGTCACGCAGGACTTCCTGACCCGCTTCAAGGACATCGACGCTTTCTGGGCCGCCGACGACGACATGGCCTTCGGAGCGATCCGCGCCATCGACCAGGCCGGCCGCAAGGATATCAAGATCATCTTCGGCGGTGCCGGTGCCAAGGACATGGTCAAGATCATCCTCGACGGCAAGGATCCGCGCATCCAGGCCAATGTCAGCTACTCGCCGAAATTCATCTACGACGCGATCAAGCTGACGGCCGAGGCGCGCCTCAAGGGCGAGAAGCTGCCGGCCACCACCATCATCCCCTCGGTGCTGATCGACAAGAGCAACGCCAAGGAGTTCTACCACCCCGACTCGCCGTTCTGA
- a CDS encoding ABC transporter permease, whose amino-acid sequence MSQPETAAAPVSETRRAEAGPSFSDRLASFGPVIGLIVLCIVGAGLNGDFATLDNALNVLTRTAFIGIIAVGMCFVIILGGIDLSVGSMAALIAGCVIMFINWAAGALGSPLGAVVLGAGLAILLGGIFGLIQGVLIAKGRIEPFIVTLGTLGIYRAYLTYFADGGALTLENSLADLYAPAYYGNVLGVPVPVIAFLVVALIGATILNKTAYGRHVQAIGSNETVARYAAVNVERVKILTYMLLGICVGIATLFYVPRLGSASPTTGLLWELEAIAAVIVGGAALKGGHGSITGTVVGAILLSVISNILNLTSLISVYLNAAVQGFVIITVAFLQKGRR is encoded by the coding sequence ATGTCGCAGCCTGAGACCGCAGCCGCTCCAGTGAGCGAGACGCGCCGCGCCGAGGCCGGTCCGTCTTTCTCCGACCGGCTCGCCAGCTTTGGCCCGGTCATCGGCCTCATCGTGCTCTGCATCGTGGGCGCCGGGCTGAACGGCGATTTCGCCACGCTCGACAACGCACTCAACGTGCTCACTCGCACCGCCTTCATCGGCATCATCGCGGTCGGGATGTGCTTCGTCATCATCCTGGGAGGCATCGACCTCTCGGTCGGCTCGATGGCAGCACTGATCGCCGGCTGCGTCATCATGTTCATCAACTGGGCGGCGGGCGCGCTGGGTTCCCCGCTCGGAGCGGTCGTGCTCGGTGCCGGGCTCGCCATCCTGCTCGGCGGCATCTTCGGCCTGATCCAGGGCGTGCTGATCGCGAAGGGCCGGATCGAGCCATTCATCGTCACGCTCGGCACGCTCGGCATCTACCGTGCCTACCTGACCTATTTCGCCGATGGCGGAGCGCTGACGCTGGAGAACAGCCTCGCCGACCTTTATGCGCCGGCCTATTACGGCAATGTGCTCGGCGTGCCGGTGCCGGTCATCGCCTTCCTCGTCGTCGCGCTGATCGGCGCGACAATCCTGAACAAGACCGCCTATGGCCGGCATGTCCAGGCGATCGGTTCCAACGAGACCGTGGCGCGCTATGCGGCGGTGAATGTCGAGCGCGTCAAGATCCTGACCTACATGCTGCTCGGCATCTGCGTCGGCATCGCCACGCTGTTCTACGTGCCGCGGCTGGGCTCGGCCTCGCCGACCACCGGCCTGCTCTGGGAACTGGAGGCGATCGCGGCGGTCATCGTCGGCGGCGCCGCACTCAAGGGCGGCCATGGCAGCATCACCGGCACGGTCGTCGGCGCGATCTTGCTCTCGGTGATCAGCAACATCCTCAATCTGACCAGCCTGATCAGCGTCTATCTCAACGCCGCCGTGCAGGGCTTCGTCATCATCACCGTCGCGTTTTTGCAGAAAGGCCGCCGCTGA
- a CDS encoding sugar ABC transporter ATP-binding protein, with translation MSATGKNTTGPGLSVAFDGIVKRFGPVEVLHGVCFALEPGRVYGLLGENGAGKSTLMKILAGYEKPTEGRVLVDGEPVAFSGSRDAEARGIVLIHQEFNLAEDLTIAGNIFLGHERRKGWLLDEAGMRREAASALQQVGLDRAPDTPVRRLIVAEKQLVEIAKALSRQARLLIMDEPTATLTPSEVARLFALIERMRAAGVTIIYISHKLDEVERITDEVIVMRDGKLVGRAPTASLTRHAMATMMVGREIADLFPAKEGFDAAAAPALAVENFTVPGWAQDVSFSVRPGEILGFAGLVGAGRTELFEGILGLRPGGGRVSLAGRPATLNSLGDATRQGLSYLSEDRKGKGLHVDFPLAPNLTLMALKQYARPWLDHGAERKALEGAVETFGIRTGSLSARAAALSGGNQQKLALAKVLHPKPRVLILDEPTRGVDVGAKREIYGLIHQLARQGLAVVVISSELIELIGLAHRVAVMRSGRLVATVEGAEMTEETMIAHATGARHVAA, from the coding sequence ATGAGCGCGACCGGCAAGAACACCACCGGCCCGGGCCTCTCCGTCGCTTTCGACGGCATCGTGAAGCGCTTCGGCCCTGTCGAGGTGCTGCACGGCGTCTGCTTCGCGCTCGAACCCGGTCGCGTCTACGGACTGCTCGGCGAGAACGGCGCAGGGAAATCCACCCTGATGAAGATCCTCGCCGGCTACGAGAAGCCGACCGAGGGCCGCGTTCTGGTCGACGGCGAACCGGTCGCCTTTTCCGGCTCGCGCGATGCCGAGGCGCGCGGCATCGTGCTGATCCACCAGGAGTTCAACCTGGCGGAAGACCTGACAATCGCCGGCAACATCTTCCTCGGCCACGAGCGCCGGAAAGGCTGGCTCCTCGACGAGGCCGGAATGCGCCGCGAGGCCGCCTCGGCCCTGCAGCAAGTGGGCCTCGATCGCGCCCCGGACACGCCAGTCCGTCGGCTCATCGTCGCGGAAAAGCAGCTTGTCGAGATCGCCAAGGCGCTCTCGCGCCAGGCGCGGCTGCTCATCATGGACGAGCCGACCGCGACGCTCACGCCCTCGGAGGTCGCCCGCCTCTTCGCCCTGATCGAGCGCATGCGCGCAGCCGGCGTCACGATCATCTACATCTCGCACAAGCTCGACGAGGTCGAGCGCATCACCGACGAAGTGATCGTGATGCGCGATGGCAAGCTCGTCGGCCGAGCGCCGACCGCCTCGCTCACCCGCCACGCCATGGCGACGATGATGGTCGGCCGCGAGATCGCCGATCTCTTCCCGGCCAAGGAAGGCTTCGATGCGGCGGCCGCGCCGGCGCTCGCGGTCGAGAATTTCACCGTGCCCGGCTGGGCGCAGGATGTGTCCTTCTCTGTGCGGCCGGGAGAAATCCTCGGCTTCGCCGGATTGGTCGGCGCCGGCCGCACCGAGCTCTTCGAGGGTATCCTCGGTCTCAGGCCGGGCGGCGGGCGGGTCTCGCTCGCCGGGCGTCCGGCGACGTTGAATTCACTCGGCGATGCGACGCGGCAGGGCCTGAGCTATCTGAGCGAGGACCGCAAGGGCAAGGGCCTGCATGTCGACTTCCCGCTCGCGCCAAACCTGACCCTGATGGCGCTCAAGCAATATGCACGCCCCTGGCTGGACCACGGCGCCGAACGCAAGGCGCTGGAAGGCGCGGTCGAGACCTTCGGCATCCGCACCGGATCGCTCTCGGCCAGGGCCGCCGCCCTGTCAGGCGGCAACCAGCAGAAGCTGGCGCTCGCCAAGGTGCTGCACCCGAAGCCGCGCGTGCTGATCCTCGACGAGCCGACGCGCGGCGTCGATGTCGGAGCGAAGCGCGAGATCTATGGCCTGATCCATCAACTCGCCCGCCAGGGGCTCGCGGTCGTCGTGATCTCGTCCGAGCTGATCGAATTGATCGGGCTTGCCCATCGCGTCGCGGTGATGCGCTCCGGCCGGCTGGTCGCGACCGTCGAAGGCGCGGAGATGACCGAGGAGACCATGATCGCTCACGCAACGGGAGCCCGACATGTCGCAGCCTGA
- a CDS encoding ROK family protein produces MSGWKAHAKLLPNDRNKVERGTREAKIALPWHALSPDELALLEAAFWAGGVARHALADTLQFSRSKTNALAAGLLDQGLLDEAGAQHSTGGRRAETLCVHGRIGVLIGVDIGATSLDIALLRPDLSLIARHSQEADVEAGPGPIMARLRALLPAMLAQNGIARDAVLAVGIGVPGPVNFAVGQLVNPPLMPGWDSYAIRDDLREILDAPVFVDNDVNLMALGVLWRQRRQLENFLVIKVGTGIGCGIVCHGELYRGASGSAGDIGHICADPEGPLCRCGNRGCVEAMAAAPAIVTMGLEAAETGRSPALAQRLSQHGRLLASDVGAACRDGDETADAIVRRSGRLIGQVLAALVNFYNPSHIFIGGGVAAIGPMFLAAIRQSVNQRSLALSTRHLEITSAPLGPETGLIGAGVLAMREALRTGSPA; encoded by the coding sequence TTGAGTGGTTGGAAGGCCCACGCCAAGCTCCTCCCCAACGACCGCAACAAGGTCGAGCGAGGAACGCGGGAGGCAAAGATCGCACTGCCCTGGCATGCCCTGAGTCCCGACGAGCTGGCGCTGCTCGAAGCCGCGTTCTGGGCTGGCGGCGTAGCGCGCCATGCCCTGGCCGATACGCTGCAATTCTCCCGCAGCAAGACCAACGCACTTGCTGCCGGGCTTCTCGACCAGGGCCTGCTCGACGAAGCCGGCGCACAGCATTCCACTGGCGGGCGCCGGGCCGAGACGCTCTGCGTTCATGGCCGCATCGGCGTGCTGATCGGCGTCGATATCGGTGCAACCAGCCTCGACATCGCGCTGCTGCGCCCGGATCTCAGCCTGATCGCACGCCATTCGCAGGAGGCGGATGTCGAGGCCGGACCCGGGCCGATCATGGCGCGCCTGCGCGCGCTTCTCCCCGCGATGCTCGCTCAGAACGGTATCGCCCGCGACGCGGTTCTGGCCGTCGGCATCGGCGTACCCGGCCCGGTCAATTTCGCTGTCGGCCAGCTCGTGAATCCGCCGCTCATGCCAGGTTGGGACAGCTATGCCATCCGCGACGACCTGCGCGAGATCCTCGATGCGCCCGTCTTCGTCGACAATGACGTGAACCTGATGGCGCTCGGCGTGCTCTGGCGCCAGCGCCGCCAGCTTGAAAACTTCCTCGTCATCAAGGTCGGCACCGGTATCGGCTGCGGCATTGTTTGCCACGGCGAGCTCTATCGCGGCGCCAGCGGCTCTGCCGGCGACATCGGCCATATCTGTGCCGACCCTGAGGGTCCCCTCTGCCGCTGTGGCAATCGCGGTTGCGTCGAGGCGATGGCAGCCGCCCCCGCCATCGTGACCATGGGGCTCGAAGCCGCCGAAACGGGACGCAGCCCGGCATTGGCGCAGCGCCTCTCCCAGCACGGGCGCCTTCTCGCCAGCGATGTCGGTGCCGCCTGCCGCGATGGAGACGAGACGGCGGATGCGATCGTGCGCCGCTCCGGCCGGCTGATCGGCCAGGTGTTGGCGGCGCTGGTGAACTTCTACAACCCCTCGCACATCTTCATCGGCGGTGGCGTCGCCGCGATCGGCCCGATGTTCCTCGCCGCCATCCGCCAGAGCGTGAATCAGCGCTCGCTGGCCCTTTCGACGCGTCATCTGGAGATCACCTCCGCGCCGTTGGGACCTGAGACCGGGCTGATCGGCGCCGGCGTGCTGGCGATGCGCGAGGCCCTGCGCACCGGGAGCCCCGCATGA
- a CDS encoding sugar phosphate isomerase/epimerase, protein MPKTMQGPAIFLAQFAGDKAPFDSWPAITRWAAGLGYRGVQLPSSDGRFFDLEKAAASQDYCDEIAGIARENGVAITELSTHIQGQLVAVHPAYDAAFDVFAPAHLRGKPAERQAWAVEQMKLAARASRRLGLDGSVSFTGALAWPFLYPWPQRPAGLVEEAFGELAKRWRPILDVYEEHGVDVGFELHPGEDVFDGVTFELLLDRLGGHPRCRINYDPSHFVLQQLDYLAFIDIYHERISAFHVKDAEFRPDGRQGVYSGFASWVDRAGRFRSLGDGQVDFKAVFSKLAQYDYDRWAVLEWECALKHPEDGAREGARFIADHIIRVTETAFDDFAGGGDATLARRMLGLG, encoded by the coding sequence ATGCCGAAGACGATGCAGGGGCCGGCGATCTTTCTGGCGCAGTTCGCTGGCGACAAGGCGCCTTTCGACAGTTGGCCGGCGATCACACGCTGGGCGGCTGGGCTGGGCTACCGTGGTGTGCAACTGCCTTCGTCCGATGGACGCTTCTTCGATCTCGAAAAAGCTGCCGCCTCGCAGGATTATTGCGACGAGATCGCCGGCATCGCCCGCGAGAACGGCGTCGCGATCACCGAGTTATCGACCCATATCCAGGGTCAGCTCGTCGCAGTGCATCCGGCTTATGACGCCGCCTTCGACGTGTTCGCGCCTGCTCATCTGCGCGGCAAGCCGGCAGAGCGGCAGGCCTGGGCGGTCGAGCAGATGAAGCTCGCGGCCAGGGCTTCGCGCCGGCTCGGCCTCGACGGCTCGGTCAGTTTCACGGGCGCGCTGGCCTGGCCCTTTCTCTATCCCTGGCCGCAACGTCCGGCGGGCCTGGTGGAGGAGGCGTTCGGCGAGCTCGCGAAGCGCTGGCGGCCGATCCTCGACGTCTACGAGGAGCACGGCGTCGATGTCGGCTTCGAGCTGCATCCGGGCGAGGACGTCTTCGACGGCGTGACCTTCGAGCTCCTGCTCGATCGGCTTGGCGGCCATCCGCGCTGTCGGATCAACTACGACCCATCGCATTTCGTGCTGCAGCAGCTCGATTATCTCGCCTTCATCGACATCTATCACGAGCGCATCAGCGCCTTCCATGTGAAGGATGCCGAGTTTCGCCCGGATGGCCGGCAGGGCGTCTATTCCGGCTTCGCGTCCTGGGTCGACCGCGCCGGCCGCTTCCGTTCGCTCGGCGATGGACAGGTCGACTTCAAGGCCGTGTTCTCGAAACTCGCGCAATACGACTACGATCGCTGGGCCGTGCTCGAATGGGAGTGCGCGTTGAAGCATCCCGAGGACGGGGCGCGCGAGGGGGCTCGCTTCATCGCGGACCATATCATCAGGGTCACCGAGACGGCCTTCGACGACTTCGCCGGTGGGGGCGATGCGACGCTCGCGCGCCGGATGCTGGGGCTGGGCTGA
- a CDS encoding outer membrane protein: protein MYRTVPMAGLGLLALFAVPAAAADRPLPRTQEWPSYVAPRTYNWNGLYAGLHAGGAFDRFDGATARKSRNEILLGGQVGYNLQLGNMVFGMESDLSMNGFGKGSRRGGGTSADMRYLGTLKARAGVAFDRVLVYGTGGLAYGGFKATDGLVSKSKSKLGYVVGAGAEYGITDNLSAKLEYNYVSLGKESFQLGSGRTKIGVTEHLVKAGLNYRF from the coding sequence ATGTATCGTACCGTTCCGATGGCGGGCCTCGGCCTGCTGGCCCTGTTCGCGGTGCCGGCAGCCGCAGCCGATCGTCCGCTACCGCGTACCCAGGAGTGGCCGAGCTATGTCGCGCCGCGGACCTATAATTGGAACGGCCTCTATGCCGGTCTGCACGCCGGCGGTGCGTTCGACCGGTTCGACGGCGCTACGGCCCGGAAGAGCCGCAACGAAATCCTGCTGGGCGGGCAGGTGGGCTACAATCTCCAGCTCGGCAATATGGTCTTCGGCATGGAGAGCGACCTGTCGATGAACGGCTTTGGCAAGGGCTCCAGGCGCGGCGGCGGGACCAGCGCCGACATGCGCTATCTCGGAACGCTGAAGGCACGTGCCGGCGTCGCATTTGATAGGGTGCTGGTCTACGGCACGGGCGGTCTCGCCTATGGCGGCTTCAAGGCCACCGACGGCCTGGTCTCGAAGAGCAAGAGCAAGCTCGGCTATGTGGTCGGTGCCGGCGCCGAATACGGCATCACCGACAATCTCTCCGCCAAGCTCGAATACAACTACGTCTCGCTAGGCAAGGAGAGCTTCCAGCTCGGCAGTGGCCGGACCAAGATCGGCGTCACCGAGCATCTCGTCAAAGCGGGCCTGAACTACCGCTTCTAA
- a CDS encoding response regulator transcription factor: MRALIVEDEPDLMSFLASLLTNAGLVVDRTTSIDAALAALRTAPFDIAIVDRRLPDGDGLSIVKALNAEDNRPAFLILTARDAKTDVIEGLNGGADDYLVKPFEPDELLARLRVIARRRHPKRSLVIAAGNLSLDLEGRRATVGAEPLELRRREALILEALVQRVGRVVTRDVLIEAVYGFDDLIESNTLEAQISRLRRKLRDAEARVEITSLRGIGYMLRATEAAL, encoded by the coding sequence ATGCGCGCATTGATCGTCGAGGACGAGCCCGATCTGATGAGCTTCCTCGCCTCGCTTCTGACGAATGCGGGGCTGGTCGTGGATCGCACCACCTCGATCGATGCGGCGTTGGCGGCTCTGCGGACCGCACCCTTCGATATCGCGATCGTGGACCGGCGACTGCCGGATGGCGACGGTCTGTCGATCGTCAAGGCATTGAACGCCGAGGACAACAGGCCTGCCTTCCTGATCCTGACGGCGCGCGACGCGAAGACCGACGTCATCGAAGGCCTGAACGGCGGCGCTGACGATTATCTGGTCAAACCCTTCGAGCCGGACGAGCTGCTGGCGCGCCTGCGCGTGATCGCGCGCCGCCGGCATCCGAAACGCTCCCTCGTCATCGCGGCCGGCAATCTGTCGCTCGATCTGGAAGGGCGTCGCGCGACCGTCGGCGCGGAACCGCTCGAGCTGCGCCGCCGCGAGGCATTGATCCTGGAGGCGCTGGTGCAGCGCGTCGGTCGCGTCGTGACCCGCGACGTGCTGATCGAGGCGGTCTACGGCTTCGACGATCTGATCGAATCCAACACGCTCGAGGCGCAGATCTCGCGACTGCGTCGCAAGCTGCGCGACGCCGAGGCCCGGGTCGAGATCACCTCGCTGCGTGGCATCGGCTATATGCTGCGTGCGACCGAGGCGGCCCTTTAG
- a CDS encoding HAMP domain-containing sensor histidine kinase produces MTSLSRALTIRLSLLGIVLFVAFIAAVLAFTFITEDPGALRNDVTSRVIQQSVRPSAGGSLQVEKTAGLVQIERASPLLWYLVSDGRSVVEYAPELRPGLPIDIRLDGPTIAAQMRVGGDNALAFDVMEIDGSRIIVATGGGLPGWDLILGYFLRAIAGSALAISVIFGILVAAAIAMSVSYITARLRSAAEAAARIDPRAPRGLLPTEETPVELMPLTTALNSALDQIASNMEVQRRFMNNVAHELRTPLTVMRSHVDALADEPARLQLATDLSRLTTIVSSMLQLARLHATDLPFEPLQLNALSRAVLADLAPLVLSHGVDVALEEEGDRHATIVANEPTVRAALANLVDNALRHAQVRSTILVRILDGAVIEVVDDGVGIAAAKRAQVLEPFNRVSASTSGAGLGLTIVRDIMAAHGGTITILGNDSGGTTVRLVFPPDGASPD; encoded by the coding sequence GTGACCTCGCTGTCGCGCGCCCTCACCATCCGGCTGAGCCTGCTCGGCATCGTCCTGTTCGTCGCCTTCATCGCCGCCGTTCTGGCTTTCACCTTCATCACCGAGGACCCCGGCGCCCTGCGCAACGATGTCACCTCGCGTGTCATCCAGCAAAGCGTGCGGCCCTCGGCGGGCGGCAGCCTGCAGGTCGAGAAGACCGCCGGGCTCGTGCAGATCGAGCGCGCCAGCCCCCTCTTGTGGTATCTCGTCTCCGACGGACGATCGGTCGTCGAGTATGCGCCAGAATTGCGGCCTGGTCTGCCGATCGACATCCGGCTCGACGGCCCGACCATCGCCGCGCAGATGCGGGTCGGCGGGGACAATGCGCTCGCCTTCGACGTCATGGAGATCGACGGCAGCCGCATCATCGTCGCGACCGGCGGCGGGCTGCCGGGCTGGGACCTGATCCTCGGGTATTTCCTGCGCGCGATCGCCGGCTCCGCTTTGGCGATCTCCGTGATCTTCGGCATCCTGGTCGCCGCCGCGATCGCCATGTCGGTGTCCTACATCACCGCCCGGCTGCGCAGCGCCGCCGAGGCCGCCGCCCGCATCGACCCGCGCGCCCCACGCGGCCTGCTCCCGACCGAGGAAACGCCAGTCGAGCTGATGCCGCTGACCACGGCGCTGAACTCCGCGCTCGACCAGATCGCCAGCAACATGGAGGTGCAGCGGCGCTTCATGAACAATGTCGCGCATGAGCTGCGCACGCCGCTCACTGTGATGCGCAGCCATGTCGATGCGCTTGCCGACGAGCCGGCGCGCCTGCAGCTCGCCACCGATCTGAGCCGCCTGACCACCATCGTTTCCTCGATGCTCCAGCTCGCCCGCCTCCACGCCACCGACCTGCCCTTCGAGCCGTTGCAGCTCAATGCCCTCTCCCGCGCAGTCCTCGCCGACCTCGCCCCGCTGGTCCTGAGCCATGGCGTGGACGTCGCGCTCGAGGAAGAGGGAGATCGCCACGCGACGATCGTCGCGAACGAACCCACTGTCCGGGCCGCCCTCGCCAACCTCGTGGACAATGCGCTGCGCCACGCTCAGGTGCGCTCGACCATCCTGGTCCGCATCCTCGATGGCGCGGTCATCGAGGTCGTCGACGACGGAGTCGGTATCGCCGCCGCCAAGCGCGCGCAGGTTCTCGAGCCGTTCAACCGCGTCTCGGCCAGCACCAGCGGCGCCGGCCTCGGCCTGACCATCGTACGCGATATCATGGCCGCCCATGGCGGAACGATCACCATTCTCGGCAACGACAGCGGCGGCACCACGGTCAGGCTGGTATTCCCGCCGGACGGCGCAAGCCCCGACTAG
- a CDS encoding EipA family protein: MPALRATTNGRWLAAVLLVALFATGWSGVAALAQGAPPAKEQIKPGQLPTTPRNEIIPLVERVFDTASKTVSIPIERSLALFGEPNAYILGGELSGSFVVGGRHGSGELRFAEGAPEPVVWSALSVGIGLGADYGRVIMLVYGLDRREDVFGTYASIGGSAHFLAGANATILASSRARIVLISSGLGLRFSGDLSRIRIEPAGEPEILRPPANVCPDPAGCPPRSGP, encoded by the coding sequence ATGCCCGCGTTGCGTGCCACGACGAACGGCAGGTGGCTTGCCGCGGTGTTGCTGGTGGCGCTGTTCGCAACGGGCTGGAGCGGCGTCGCTGCCCTGGCGCAGGGGGCGCCGCCGGCGAAGGAGCAGATCAAGCCGGGCCAGCTCCCGACGACGCCGCGAAATGAGATCATTCCCCTGGTCGAACGGGTCTTCGACACAGCCTCGAAGACGGTCAGCATCCCGATCGAGCGCTCGCTTGCGCTGTTCGGCGAGCCCAACGCCTATATCCTGGGCGGCGAACTGAGCGGCTCCTTCGTGGTCGGCGGGCGGCATGGCAGCGGCGAGCTGCGCTTCGCGGAAGGGGCGCCCGAGCCGGTGGTCTGGTCGGCACTTTCGGTCGGGATTGGCCTCGGCGCCGACTATGGCCGGGTGATCATGTTGGTCTACGGACTCGACCGACGAGAAGACGTTTTCGGTACCTATGCGAGCATCGGCGGCAGCGCTCATTTCCTGGCCGGTGCCAACGCCACCATTCTCGCCTCGTCGCGTGCCCGGATCGTCCTGATCTCGTCGGGTCTCGGCCTGCGCTTCTCGGGTGATCTCAGCCGCATTCGCATCGAGCCGGCGGGTGAGCCGGAAATCCTGAGGCCGCCGGCCAATGTCTGCCCCGACCCTGCTGGCTGCCCGCCGCGAAGCGGTCCCTGA